In the genome of Delphinus delphis chromosome 15, mDelDel1.2, whole genome shotgun sequence, one region contains:
- the AAR2 gene encoding protein AAR2 homolog isoform X2: MAAMQMDPELAKHLFFEGATVVILNMPKGTEFGIDYNSWEVGPKFRGVKMIPPGIHFLHYSSVDKANPREVGPRMGFFLSLQQRGLKVLRWDAVQEEVDLSPAPEAVVEAMRANLQELDQFLGPYPYATLKKWISLTNFISEATVEKLQPESRQICAFSDVLPVLSMKYTKDRVEQNLPRCGTECKSYQEGLARLPEMKPRPGTEIRFSELPTQMFPAGATPAEITRHSMDLSYALETVLSKQFPQSPQDVLGELQFAFVCFLLGNVYEAFEHWKQLLNLLCRSEEAMVKHHTLYVNLISILYHQLGEIPADFFVDIVSQDNFLTSTLQNVGSMRTGTTSTLFTSVAPATVTW, encoded by the exons ATGGCTGCCATGCAGATGGATCCTGAGCTTGCCAAGCACCTCTTCTTTGAAGGGGCCACTGTGGTCATCCTGAATATGCCCAAGGGGACAGAGTTTGGCATTGACTACAATTCCTGGGAGGTGGGGCCCAAGTTCCGGGGTGTGAAGATGATCCCTCCAGGCATCCACTTCCTCCACTACAGCTCTGTGGACAAGGCCAATCCCAGGGAGGTGGGCCCCCGTATGGGCTTCTTCCTTAGCCTACAGCAGCGGGGGCTGAAGGTCCTGCGCTGGGATGCAGTCCAGGAAGAGGTAGACCTGTCCCCAGCCCCAGAGGCTGTGGTGGAGGCCATGAGGGCCAACCTCCAGGAGCTGGACCAGTTCCTGGGACCTTACCCATATGCCACACTCAAGAAGTGGATCTCACTAACCAACTTCATCAGCGAGGCCACAGTGGAGAAGCTCCAGCCCGAGAGTCGGCAGATCTGTGCCTTCTCAGATGTGCTGCCTGTGCTCTCCATGAAGTACACCAAGGACCGGGTGGAGCAGAATCTACCCCGCTGCGGCACTGAGTGCAAAAGCTACCAGGAAGGCCTGGCCCGGCTGCCCGAGATGAAGCCCAGACCCGGCACAGAGATCCGGTTCTCCGAGCTGCCCACACAGATGTTTCCGGCAGGTGCCACGCCGGCCGAGATAACCAGGCACAGCATGGACCTCAGCTATGCTCTGGAGACCGTGCTCAGCAAGCAGTTCCCCCAAAGTCCCCAGGACGTGCTAG GTGAACTCCAGTTTGCCTTTGTATGCTTCCTGCTGGGGAACGTGTACGAGGCATTCGAGCACTGGAAGCAGCTCCTGAACCTTCTGTGCCGGTCAGAAGAGGCCATGGTGAAGCACCACACCCTTTACGTCAACCTCATCTCCATCCTGTACCACCAGCTTGGTGAGATCCCCGCCGACTTCTTTGTGGACATTGTCTCCCAGGACAACTTCCTCACCAGCACCTTACAG